One part of the Mariniflexile litorale genome encodes these proteins:
- a CDS encoding adenylyltransferase/cytidyltransferase family protein — MSKPKAVIVSGYFNPLHKGHIEYFNNAKSQADKLFVIVNNDVQRQLKESKEFQLEDERLFIIENLKVVDECFLSIDKDRTVIQTIAKIHDLSSDSYDLMFANGGDQNNDTIPEKNICEELNILLVDGMGDKIQSSSWLLNK, encoded by the coding sequence ATGAGTAAACCTAAGGCAGTAATCGTAAGCGGTTATTTTAATCCTTTACATAAAGGACACATCGAGTATTTTAACAATGCAAAATCTCAAGCAGACAAATTGTTTGTAATAGTAAATAATGATGTGCAAAGACAGTTAAAAGAGTCTAAAGAATTTCAATTGGAAGATGAACGTCTGTTTATTATTGAAAATCTTAAAGTTGTTGATGAATGTTTTTTATCAATTGATAAAGATCGAACCGTGATTCAAACAATAGCTAAAATTCATGATCTTTCATCTGACTCTTATGATTTAATGTTTGCTAATGGCGGTGATCAAAACAATGATACAATTCCAGAAAAAAATATATGTGAAGAACTGAATATTTTACTTGTAGATGGTATGGGTGATAAAATTCAATCTTCAAGTTGGTTGTTAAATAAATAA